The DNA window CAGATCTACCAGACCGAGATAGGCTGAAACCATGAAAGTTACCACAATGACTACAAGTGTGGAGTACCACATCTGCTGTTTGGTAGGCCATGTGACTTTTTTCAGTTCAGCTCTTGATTCCCGGATGTAGTCGAGGACTTTTTCCATCACCCCGACCTCCTCATTCTTCAACTTTGATATTTTTTAAACTCTAAATATAAACCAGAAAAAACAAAATGGCAGGCCTGGAAGGATTCGAACCCTCAACCCCCGCATTTGGAGTGCGGTGCTCTAACCAGTTCGAGCTACAGACCTGCGTGCGGAGGTTATTCTACCTTACTTGCACTCCTTATGCAAGGTGTGTTTATCACAGAACTTGCAATATTTCTTTTTTTCAAGCTTTTTTGTAGCCTTTTTTTTGTTCACAAGCGTCACGTAATTGCGGTGCTTGCATACTGTACACTGAAGACCGACGATATCCGCCATTATTCTTTCACTCCATACTAAAAAGTTTTTTAATGGGCGGCTGGGTTAGAG is part of the Synergistetes bacterium HGW-Synergistetes-1 genome and encodes:
- a CDS encoding preprotein translocase subunit SecE translates to MEKVLDYIRESRAELKKVTWPTKQQMWYSTLVVIVVTFMVSAYLGLVDLLLTGVFSKIVR
- the rpmG gene encoding 50S ribosomal protein L33, producing MADIVGLQCTVCKHRNYVTLVNKKKATKKLEKKKYCKFCDKHTLHKECK